In Populus alba chromosome 4, ASM523922v2, whole genome shotgun sequence, the genomic window aaaggaaggaaagTTAGCTGGTCAGCACTCTCCAATCCGATGTTTCCCAGCAGCAACAAGAACCCTCATTTAACATTTATAACATCACATTAATAAACAAACACTCTCCTGttccttttaagttttataCATTGGGTTCTCCtcatttcttcctttcttttctacATACCATTCAGATCCATCTTTTCTTCCCCTTTATAATTGAAGACATAATATAGGTAAGTACTTGAGTGATCATGTCTTTCTTATGTTTGAATCCTGTCACTTTCTTTAAATAGTTTCTTGTTTCCTGGGtgggttttttttgctttcgtAATTTGCGATGGTCTTGTGTTGTAAAGATTTGTTCTTGTGGGGGTTTGACCGGTgctttcatcatcatctttttgatgaattttgatgcaaaatctttcattttgtttagttttttagcTCCCTACTTCGAAAAAGGGAGAGGGTATTCTTTTTCTGATGAAACAAACTGAACAGCAGGCTTGATCTGATGTTAGATACTTTCTAATCTTGGAAAAGGTTCGTCTGCCTGTATACGCACTTGGAAATACATGTGTGGATTCCGTGCACAATAGTATTAATATGCAGTGTTTGGATGTGTCAAGTTTctaaatttggattttatttattaattgtgaTGTAAAATTCGTCCTTGCAGTGTAATTGATGAGACTTCATTAGATGAGGACAGGGTGAAGTGATTCAAAGGAATTGTGGTTGTTCCATGGGCAATACATGCCGTGGATCTTTCAAAGGAAAACTTTATCAGGGCTACAATCAGCCCGACGAGCAATCCACCACCACTGCCTCCAATTCCAAGCGCAACGCCTCCTCTGATCACTCCAATTCCGAGTATTCCATTTCTATTCTAACCTCCCAAGAACTCAACCCGAAGAAGGACAGCAACTTACCTCTCATTAGCCCCACCAAGAAAGATACGATAATGAGGCGCGGTGTTGATAACCAGGCTTATTATGTTTTAGGCCATAAAACTGCAAACATTCGTGATCTTTACACTTTAGGCCGTAAATTAGGACAGGGACAATTTGGCACTACTTATTTATGCACTGATATTTCCACAGGGATTGAGTATGCTTGCAAGTCAATATCCAAAAGGAAGTTGATTTCCAAGGAGGATGTTGAGGATGTTCGGAGAGAGATTCAGATAATGCACCATTTGGCAGGTCACAAGAATATTGTGACCATTAAGGGTGCATACGAGGATCCATTGTATGTTCATATTGTAATGGAGCTTTGCTCTGGAGGAGAGTTGTTTGATAGGATCATCCAAAGGGGGCATTACAGTGAGAGGAAGGCAGCTGAGTTGACTAAGATTATTGTAGGGGTTGTGGAGGCTTGCCACTCGCTAGGGGTTATGCATAGGGATTTAAAGCCAGAGAACTTCTTGTTGGTGAATAAGGATGATGATTTCTCACTCAAAGCTATCGATTTTGGACTCTCTGTGTTCTTCAAACCAGGTATACAACACATCATTTGCATTTTGTTGAACTATCAGCATATCGAGATACTAAAgatgtttatataaaaagatatcaaGATGTGTTActtcatttaaatatttatatgaaacgATTTTACCATTTCGATTGCATGTTTTACTGATTAATAACTCCCCACATGTTAAATTCTGTACCTTCTCTTATGCTTTTGTTTTAAGAATttgagtaattaaattttttgctaCGCATACCTATAGTTACTTTACAAGTATAGCGAATTTATTCTCACTTTGCATCTCTAATTACATCAAATCGAATTATTGAGATATAGTAATGTGTAGCATTCTTGAAAACTTTTGGTACATGGCAAAACAATGTAATCTTGAGTATTGATGCTTATATGTGGTTTGTTCTACAGATCAAGTTTTCACTGATGTTGTTGGAAGCCCATATTATGTTGCTCCAGAGGTACTCCTCAAGCAATATGGGCCAGAAGCAGATGTGTGGACAGCTGGGGTCATATTGTATATATTGCTAAGTGGAGTGCCACCATTTTGGGCAGGTAGGTATTGTTTGGGATACTTCTATAAAAGCTAAGTTTCTTGTTCTCCATGCAATTTACTGAAAATTTATCTGTTTGGATTTCAGAAACACAACAAGGAATATTTGATGCTGTGTTGAAGGGATATATCGACTTTGACTCAGACCCATGGCCCCTAATATCAGACAGTGCCAAAGATCTCATCCGGAAGATGCTTTGCTCTCGACCTTCAGAACGCTTGACTGCTCATGAAGTTCTATGTATGTCTGACCTTTCAATAATTTCTTGAGTTGATCGATAAGTAGGCAGGCTGCTCTATCCAATTTGGATTTGCTATCTGTGTTTACTGTTGCTGCAACCCAAATGCCAGATAGCAGAATGACTATTGAAGGATGTGTAGTCTACATAACCCTTGCTGTGTTTGCAGTGCTGATAAAAATTACGACTTTCCTTTTGGGCTCCTCTTAGGTCAATCACTTTAGGTTGCAATTAGTGCCTGAATGTCAAACATcatgttgcctttgaattaccACATTAGTTTGTGCATTGCTGATCTTCAATTCACTGTTGTTCTAGAACTCACCACTCTCAAGAAGGTTTactatcaaacataattttgcAGAGTCTGCAACTTTTGGACTCGGATCCAAAATTGTTCTGCTATTGTGTGCGAATTCCTTATCTGCATAGTTTGCTGTCTtagttaattatttgattttcagCCAGACTCTTGTCAAACTGACACCTGTTTGCTTTACCAGGTCATCCTTGGATCAATGATAATGGAGTTGCTCCTGATAGAGCATTGGATCCAGCTGTACTTTCTCGTCTTAAGCAGTTCTCTGcaatgaataaattaaagaagatgGCTTTACGGGTAAGTGCATGTGCATGTGCATGTTCATATGCATTTGATTCTTTGAGCATTCTAGATTCCAGTTGACTCACTTCGCGAAGATACTCAATCACTTGGCAAATATGGATGGTGGCATTAATTATGCATCTGTGTCACTTGTCCTCAtgtagtttttgtttgtttcccaCTTGCTCTCTTGGACCTATGCGCAGTCTATCACTTTAGCCTGAAAGCATACTTAATTGACTTTGAAACTTTATTTGCTACTTCTGAGGCCAGATGCTTGATCTTAACCACTTGTCGTGTTTTATATTTGACTCTTTATACTGTACACATTCTGATGACTTCTATTTGCATGTTTTATGTCATCAGGTAATAGCTGAAAGCCTTTCTGAGGAGGAAATTGCTGGTTTGAAAGAAATGTTCAAGGCTATGGATACTGATAACAGTGGTGCGATCACATTTGATGAACTCAAAGCTGGTTTGCGAAGATATGGCTCTACCTTGAAGGATATAGAGATACGTGATCTCATGGATGCGGTAAGATTTTTGTGTCAAAGCGTGATATCTGCATgtctggttgtttttgtacattTGTGTACTTCTCCGTTGCATTGCTTTTTCCCCGTCACATCTCCTTTTCTCCATTTCTCCATTTTCACACGCTTGTTTTTTCCTCTTGATATGTGCATGCTTTTCTTCTTTATGATATTAAATCTTACTGTTATCTTCTAATCAgctgattagttttttttctttcaatttcaggcTGATGTGGACAACAG contains:
- the LOC118038885 gene encoding calcium-dependent protein kinase 26, whose translation is MGNTCRGSFKGKLYQGYNQPDEQSTTTASNSKRNASSDHSNSEYSISILTSQELNPKKDSNLPLISPTKKDTIMRRGVDNQAYYVLGHKTANIRDLYTLGRKLGQGQFGTTYLCTDISTGIEYACKSISKRKLISKEDVEDVRREIQIMHHLAGHKNIVTIKGAYEDPLYVHIVMELCSGGELFDRIIQRGHYSERKAAELTKIIVGVVEACHSLGVMHRDLKPENFLLVNKDDDFSLKAIDFGLSVFFKPDQVFTDVVGSPYYVAPEVLLKQYGPEADVWTAGVILYILLSGVPPFWAETQQGIFDAVLKGYIDFDSDPWPLISDSAKDLIRKMLCSRPSERLTAHEVLCHPWINDNGVAPDRALDPAVLSRLKQFSAMNKLKKMALRVIAESLSEEEIAGLKEMFKAMDTDNSGAITFDELKAGLRRYGSTLKDIEIRDLMDAADVDNSGTIDYGEFVAATVHLNKLEREEHLVAAFQYFDKDGSGYITVDELQQACAEHNMTDVLLEDIIKEVDQDNDGRIDYGEFVAMMQKGNAGIGRRTMRNSLNMSMRDAPGAL